Proteins encoded in a region of the Cydia pomonella isolate Wapato2018A chromosome 3, ilCydPomo1, whole genome shotgun sequence genome:
- the LOC133515845 gene encoding piggyBac transposable element-derived protein 3-like isoform X2 — protein sequence MFVILGQITSAWKVEIMSDGNESVFDASDYEDRDIELDSGSEMSLDESENCGAFKDRSRSPTRRRSRSSTRSHASRDRSRSGRRSRSVDSDPSNKLRKWRQSSYDDKDHSWYPSYPALACRSPFEYFQEYFDDEFFQTCAECTNLYYKRKHRGNELNTTAAEIKNLFGVLLVMGCISYPRTHMYWRQKMQLLLISNVMSRDRFCLLREHIQIVPTDKAPSVNKTALWKVQPAIDAVRNACRKLKRIPSFYSVHEHMIRLTEKSHNNPCSKSKPIGLKNYIVTTGEGLIVNFEINCSKSPKLDRSIGEGPGVVLCLAQDIPRGSCIYFNKYFNTIPLLDRLSEMGLHGTGTIGANRVPNGKELNLSEKEGMKSGDIQQYVSGEVALVKWVDTRNKAVLIASNCTGGDNVKTVQKFNNKGKELIPVKAPQVVMNYNKNMGGVDILHQAFEYNKTVQRTKKWTVKVLSHLLDLAVANAWRQYRLDRQGQGQSSRKDKDLLWFRLDVADCLTNCPERERREEASDTADNALLTLGKYKQTAPPSVGKRYDGYDHLPIFDDSLQSPRACRLEQCNSRTKIICSKCDVYICLSRANNCFYAYHKKEPK from the exons ATGTTCGTTATTTTAGGTCAAATAACATCAGCATGGAAAGTTGAAATAATGAGCGATGGCAATGAATCGGTGTTCGATGCTTCAGATTATGAAGACCGAGATATCGAACTTGATAGCGGCAGTGAAATGAGCTTAGATGAAAGTGAAAATTGTGGCGCATTTAAAGATCGTAGTCGGTCGCCTACTCGCCGCCGCAGTCGATCTTCTACCAGAAGTCATGCTAGTCGGGACCGATCAAGATCGGGAAGGCGAAGCCGTTCTGTTGACTCAGACCCATCTAATAAATTACGAAAATGGCGACAATCTTCCTATGATGATAAGGATCATTCATGGTACCCATCTTATCCTGCTCTTGCTTGTCGCTCACCCTTTGAATATTTCCAAGAATATTTCGATGATGAATTCTTTCAAACCTGCGCagaatgtaccaatttatactATAAACGCAAACACCGAGGCAACGAGCTTAATACGACAGCGGCCGAAATCAAGAATCTCTTTGGAGTTCTACTTGTTATGGGGTGTATCAGTTATCCCAGGACACATATGTATTGGCGCCAAAAAATGCAACTGCTGCTGATTTCTAATGTTATGTCTAGGGACCGTTTCTGTTTGCTGCGTGAGCATATTCAAATAGTACCCACTGACAAGGCTCCATCGGTGAATAAAACTGCTCTTTGGAAAGTTCAACCTGCAATCGATGCCGTACGTAATGCTTGTAGGAAATTAAAAAGAATTCCTTCATTTTATAGTGTGCACGAGCATATGATACGGTTGACTGAAAAATCTCACAATAATCCCTGCAGTAAATCCAAGCCTATTGGTTTGAAAAATTACATTGTTACCACTGGTGAGGGGCTGATAGTTAATTTCGAAATAAATTGCTCAAAGAGCCCAAAATTGGACCGCTCTATAGGAGAAGGGCCGGGAGTAGTTCTTTGCTTAGCTCAAGATATTCCACGTGGAAGCTGTATATATTTCAACAAATACTTCAATACAATTCCGCTGTTGGATAGGTTAAGCGAGATGGGTCTACACGGTACTGGTACCATAGGTGCAAATAGAGTACCGAACGGCAAGGAATTGAACCTCTCAGAGAAGGAAGGTATGAAGAGTGGTGATATTCAGCAGTATGTTTCTGGAGAAGTCGCGCTAGTTAAATGGGTCGATACTCGTAATAAAGCTGTTTTGATAGCGTCGAACTGCACAGGAGGTGATAACGTTAAAACTGTACAAAAATTCAACAATAAAGGTAAAGAACTCATACCAGTGAAAGCCCCTCAAGTCGTTATGAATTATAACAAGAATATGGGCGGGGTGGATATTCTCCATCAGGCCTTTGAATATAACAAGACAGTTCAAAGAACTAAGAAATGGACTGTAAAGGTTTTGAGTCATCTTTTGGATTTGGCTGTTGCAAATGCTTGGCGACAATATAGACTTGACCGTCAGGGACAAGGCCAGTCATCGAGAAAAGACAAAGACTTACTTTGGTTTCGACTAGACGTCGCCGACTGTCTGACGAACTGCCCTGAACGAGAACGGCGAGAAGAGGCCTCCGATACAGCTGACAATGCATTATTAACTCTTGGCAAATACAAGCAAACGGCACCGCCGTCAGTAGGAAAGCGGTACGATGGATATGACCACCTGCCGATTTTTGACGATTCCTTACAATCGCCTCGTGCCTGTCGTCTTGAACAATGTAATTCCAGAACGAAGATCATTTGCTCGAAGTGTGATGTCTACATATGCCTTTCGAGGGCTAATAACTGTTTTTACGCATATCATAAGAAGGAg CCGAAATAA
- the LOC133515845 gene encoding piggyBac transposable element-derived protein 3-like isoform X1: MFVILGQITSAWKVEIMSDGNESVFDASDYEDRDIELDSGSEMSLDESENCGAFKDRSRSPTRRRSRSSTRSHASRDRSRSGRRSRSVDSDPSNKLRKWRQSSYDDKDHSWYPSYPALACRSPFEYFQEYFDDEFFQTCAECTNLYYKRKHRGNELNTTAAEIKNLFGVLLVMGCISYPRTHMYWRQKMQLLLISNVMSRDRFCLLREHIQIVPTDKAPSVNKTALWKVQPAIDAVRNACRKLKRIPSFYSVHEHMIRLTEKSHNNPCSKSKPIGLKNYIVTTGEGLIVNFEINCSKSPKLDRSIGEGPGVVLCLAQDIPRGSCIYFNKYFNTIPLLDRLSEMGLHGTGTIGANRVPNGKELNLSEKEGMKSGDIQQYVSGEVALVKWVDTRNKAVLIASNCTGGDNVKTVQKFNNKGKELIPVKAPQVVMNYNKNMGGVDILHQAFEYNKTVQRTKKWTVKVLSHLLDLAVANAWRQYRLDRQGQGQSSRKDKDLLWFRLDVADCLTNCPERERREEASDTADNALLTLGKYKQTAPPSVGKRYDGYDHLPIFDDSLQSPRACRLEQCNSRTKIICSKCDVYICLSRANNCFYAYHKKEVNDKYKTIK; encoded by the coding sequence ATGTTCGTTATTTTAGGTCAAATAACATCAGCATGGAAAGTTGAAATAATGAGCGATGGCAATGAATCGGTGTTCGATGCTTCAGATTATGAAGACCGAGATATCGAACTTGATAGCGGCAGTGAAATGAGCTTAGATGAAAGTGAAAATTGTGGCGCATTTAAAGATCGTAGTCGGTCGCCTACTCGCCGCCGCAGTCGATCTTCTACCAGAAGTCATGCTAGTCGGGACCGATCAAGATCGGGAAGGCGAAGCCGTTCTGTTGACTCAGACCCATCTAATAAATTACGAAAATGGCGACAATCTTCCTATGATGATAAGGATCATTCATGGTACCCATCTTATCCTGCTCTTGCTTGTCGCTCACCCTTTGAATATTTCCAAGAATATTTCGATGATGAATTCTTTCAAACCTGCGCagaatgtaccaatttatactATAAACGCAAACACCGAGGCAACGAGCTTAATACGACAGCGGCCGAAATCAAGAATCTCTTTGGAGTTCTACTTGTTATGGGGTGTATCAGTTATCCCAGGACACATATGTATTGGCGCCAAAAAATGCAACTGCTGCTGATTTCTAATGTTATGTCTAGGGACCGTTTCTGTTTGCTGCGTGAGCATATTCAAATAGTACCCACTGACAAGGCTCCATCGGTGAATAAAACTGCTCTTTGGAAAGTTCAACCTGCAATCGATGCCGTACGTAATGCTTGTAGGAAATTAAAAAGAATTCCTTCATTTTATAGTGTGCACGAGCATATGATACGGTTGACTGAAAAATCTCACAATAATCCCTGCAGTAAATCCAAGCCTATTGGTTTGAAAAATTACATTGTTACCACTGGTGAGGGGCTGATAGTTAATTTCGAAATAAATTGCTCAAAGAGCCCAAAATTGGACCGCTCTATAGGAGAAGGGCCGGGAGTAGTTCTTTGCTTAGCTCAAGATATTCCACGTGGAAGCTGTATATATTTCAACAAATACTTCAATACAATTCCGCTGTTGGATAGGTTAAGCGAGATGGGTCTACACGGTACTGGTACCATAGGTGCAAATAGAGTACCGAACGGCAAGGAATTGAACCTCTCAGAGAAGGAAGGTATGAAGAGTGGTGATATTCAGCAGTATGTTTCTGGAGAAGTCGCGCTAGTTAAATGGGTCGATACTCGTAATAAAGCTGTTTTGATAGCGTCGAACTGCACAGGAGGTGATAACGTTAAAACTGTACAAAAATTCAACAATAAAGGTAAAGAACTCATACCAGTGAAAGCCCCTCAAGTCGTTATGAATTATAACAAGAATATGGGCGGGGTGGATATTCTCCATCAGGCCTTTGAATATAACAAGACAGTTCAAAGAACTAAGAAATGGACTGTAAAGGTTTTGAGTCATCTTTTGGATTTGGCTGTTGCAAATGCTTGGCGACAATATAGACTTGACCGTCAGGGACAAGGCCAGTCATCGAGAAAAGACAAAGACTTACTTTGGTTTCGACTAGACGTCGCCGACTGTCTGACGAACTGCCCTGAACGAGAACGGCGAGAAGAGGCCTCCGATACAGCTGACAATGCATTATTAACTCTTGGCAAATACAAGCAAACGGCACCGCCGTCAGTAGGAAAGCGGTACGATGGATATGACCACCTGCCGATTTTTGACGATTCCTTACAATCGCCTCGTGCCTGTCGTCTTGAACAATGTAATTCCAGAACGAAGATCATTTGCTCGAAGTGTGATGTCTACATATGCCTTTCGAGGGCTAATAACTGTTTTTACGCATATCATAAGAAGGAggtaaatgataaatataaaactattaaataa